One genomic segment of [Phormidium] sp. ETS-05 includes these proteins:
- a CDS encoding M28 family peptidase, with protein MLIDESLKNNLQSHLFQIVRERDPYFATGGYFYVREYIRSELQKWGIVETHQFLDNGRTHQNIILNLPGDDSSRPPILIGAHYDTVPGSPGADDNGSGIAALLELARIFATSPAKYPLRLVAFDMEEYGLLGSEAYAKHLHANQEPLRLMISLEMLGYRDSTPNSQRYPVGLQYFYPNTGDYIALIGNLSNLIDLKKISHSIKTTANIPCEILPVPLRGFVVPDTRRSDHAPFWDRGYAAIMITDTANMRNPHYHDPTDTLDTLDLDFLTGVCQGLAAAIHNL; from the coding sequence ATGCTAATTGATGAAAGCCTGAAAAACAATCTGCAATCCCATCTATTCCAAATCGTCCGCGAAAGAGACCCCTACTTTGCCACCGGCGGCTACTTCTACGTCCGCGAATACATCCGCTCAGAATTGCAAAAATGGGGCATCGTCGAAACTCACCAATTTTTAGACAACGGTAGAACCCATCAAAACATCATCCTTAACCTCCCCGGAGATGATTCCTCCCGTCCCCCCATCTTAATTGGCGCTCACTACGACACCGTACCCGGTTCCCCCGGCGCCGACGACAACGGTAGCGGTATCGCCGCACTATTAGAATTAGCCAGAATCTTCGCCACGTCCCCCGCCAAATATCCCCTCCGCCTCGTAGCATTCGACATGGAAGAATACGGCTTACTAGGCAGCGAAGCCTACGCCAAACACTTGCACGCCAACCAAGAACCCCTGCGGTTAATGATATCCCTAGAAATGCTCGGATATCGGGACTCTACCCCCAACTCCCAACGCTATCCCGTGGGACTACAATATTTTTATCCCAACACCGGCGATTATATCGCCTTAATCGGTAACTTAAGCAACCTCATAGACCTAAAAAAAATTAGCCACAGTATCAAAACCACTGCCAATATCCCTTGTGAAATCCTCCCAGTACCTCTGCGAGGTTTTGTGGTTCCCGACACTCGCCGCAGCGACCACGCCCCATTTTGGGATCGAGGTTATGCTGCCATAATGATAACCGATACCGCCAATATGCGCAATCCCCACTATCACGATCCCACCGATACCTTAGACACCCTAGATTTAGACTTTCTCACCGGCGTTTGTCAAGGATTAGCCGCCGCCATTCACAATTTATAG
- a CDS encoding PhzF family phenazine biosynthesis protein → MDKLTYYIVDVFAREEKYTGNQLAVFTKGAEKLSDRQMQRIAKEINYSETTFVISSEMNNGGYDVRIFTPEQEIPFAGHPTLGTAFIIQSEIIRQPVTSITLNFKAGQIPVTIASENNHTIWWMQQNPPTFHQTLSPEAIAPVLNLETTDIDTRFPIQEVSTGLPFIIVPLKNLAALKRAKTNQQKYFDLIRTTDAKCILIFSPEPYHPNSNISVRMFADYLGIPEDPATGSANGCLAGYLVRHQYFGTDKINLRADQGYEIDRPSLLLLKAEDKASEISVFIGGQVSLVARGEFV, encoded by the coding sequence ATGGACAAACTCACATACTATATCGTCGATGTATTTGCCAGAGAAGAAAAATACACCGGCAATCAGCTTGCTGTCTTCACCAAAGGCGCTGAAAAGCTCTCAGACAGACAAATGCAGCGCATCGCCAAAGAAATCAACTATTCTGAAACCACCTTTGTTATATCAAGTGAGATGAACAATGGCGGTTACGATGTACGCATCTTCACCCCAGAGCAAGAAATCCCCTTCGCCGGACATCCCACCCTCGGCACCGCCTTTATTATTCAAAGTGAGATAATTAGGCAACCAGTCACGAGCATTACATTAAACTTTAAAGCAGGACAAATTCCCGTCACGATCGCATCTGAAAACAACCATACTATATGGTGGATGCAGCAAAACCCCCCCACCTTCCATCAGACATTATCCCCAGAGGCGATCGCTCCCGTCCTCAACCTAGAAACCACCGATATCGACACCAGATTTCCCATTCAAGAAGTCTCCACCGGCCTACCATTTATCATCGTACCATTAAAAAACCTCGCCGCCCTCAAACGCGCCAAAACTAATCAACAAAAATACTTTGACCTCATCCGCACCACCGACGCCAAATGTATCCTCATCTTCTCCCCCGAACCATACCATCCCAATAGCAACATCAGCGTGCGGATGTTCGCCGACTATTTAGGAATCCCCGAAGACCCCGCCACCGGGAGCGCCAACGGCTGTTTAGCCGGTTATCTAGTCCGCCATCAATATTTTGGCACCGACAAAATTAACCTCCGCGCTGACCAAGGCTATGAAATAGACAGACCCTCATTACTCCTCCTCAAAGCCGAAGACAAAGCATCAGAAATCTCCGTATTTATCGGCGGCCAAGTTTCCCTAGTCGCCCGAGGAGAATTTGTTTAA